The DNA window CTGACCATAGGCATTGGGCTCTACAGCATGGACTGATCTCTACTGGAAAACAAAGCCAATGATGGATCCAGCAGGTTTCTCCTACTCCTACTTTTCAAATCTTACTCAAGATCTTGtcatctacattttaaaaaccaataactaaggattagggatgagcgagggagattttaaaattcgatctcgcggtgaatcgggccgttcaagcttaccgaacatgtaagcgagaacggcctgtgccctcatttacctctagtgcccggtaatcgcacacaggaggattcccacagctgcattgatgaatgcagctgtgggcaTCATCctataatgatttcctcaatcttccaatgggtctgcgaaatcggttcgcgGAAATTTAGCAGACCCATCTGAAGTTAGAGGatattttcgcgagaatgtcaggcattctcgttcatccctactaAGGATCCCTGTCAGGGTCTATACCGCCAAGCTACCTGGGCAGACATAGGCTGGCCATATATAATCTGACTGTACAATTTCCTTTAACTTTgccaaaatgatgtaaaaaaaacctaaacaattcATTCACTCATTATCAAATCAGACAATTCAGCCTTAGATAAGACTTACAGTCTGATTGTATATTTTATGGTGATCCCTACCGTCATTTCTCTGGAGGAACTCGCTGTACTTCTCTGATGCAGAGATGCTGAAAGACACagcaaagtcatttttaattGCAAGCTCCTTTGCAGGGATCACCTATCCAATGCTAGTTAAATGGTCAGTTGGAGACAATTGTCCAGGATGATCTCCAGCTGTGGGGTTAATGCCGGTCAATGTTGGGACCCCTTATCCCTGAATCTATATTGTATCGAGAATAAGGATacgtgcacacgtcagatgattctcgtaagatatcagccctgagacaatCTGGCGTATGTATAGCGCTCAATGTCCGAATGAGCACCATGGCAGGTCCATGAAAGATCATAATGCAAATGAAGAAGAGAGAGCACAGGGGGGTGCCTCTACACCATtctccccccttctctctccatagagcagaatggtgctgtatgtacggagctcgttcatgtatcatgcagttgtttgttgttggaaacgatttttgcacatgtgtacgcagcctaaaacATGTGATAAATGGACAATCATCATAAATGTCCCCCATGGAATATCCCATAGGTCCCACATTCAGTGCACTGCCAGGAAACAACAGAtacttaatattaaaatgtattagattATCATTTCTAAGTTTTGGAACTTTTACAAAACATGAtctaagagaacctgtcaccggACTGCTCATTTCAATACTCTTCCTATAggattatatgtacatttaatgtATTCTTTGCATGTTATGTATCTATATCTTGTTTCAATAAGCAAATAttcctgagactgctgctggaaACCATTATCTTGCATATGACAAGGTCTCCTTAAAGTgttataatgtacagcgctgcattatatgttggtgctatataaggaTTGgaatttgggtatttttttaataaatgccaacAAACATATTGGCTAAATAATCCCAATTCAACCTTTTCCCCATTGGCACCTTTTTTAAGGGATTAGACAGGCTGTACCCCATATACACTGCTTGGGTGAGCAAAAGAGAGACAATGATATATGTTCCCCATTAGCCATAGGAGAGGGAtcagaggacgacgctggaggagAGCTCAGGTAGGTAGGTGTTTGGTGTACTCTGTGTACTGCAGAGGGTCATGGGGGTGATCCAGGGACttataggtcttttttttttgtatttctcttttttatgtaaaagtttccTTGTAGGGGAGGAGCTTATTTGTAGTTCCACCCCTGATTATGGAGAGACCACTCCTGAGGATCCTGTTAGCTGCATTGCACCTGAGATATACTGCCAGGTATGTGCACCACCCTGCAATCATCACTGTACACAGAAGTGGCCCCCAATCAGTAACAAAGGACGAGGggacaaaagaaaacaagaaagttgaagtttaatctgcttatattttacttTCCCTGGTTGCTGTATTTTACTcatcaaaattacattttgttattatgcacccagaaatttattttattattttgtaattattttttacccAGTCCTATCATCATTGGGattctgtgcttctctatgtaatgcaggcagattatggctggtgAGAGGGGCTAGCAAagtcccagggtgacaacgctgttctTCCCTAAAAACACTGCGTGGTCATTTTAGGATAAGTATAACCCCCCCTCCACAttgaaacacacaaacacagaaaagcGAGTCAATCGGTTGTTGAGTTTTATTAAACGAACAAATGTTCTAAAGCAGCAGATACAGAATTGAGTACAAATCTACACGGGTGTCTGGATAAACGGATCTGTGTTTTGGGGACATGGGGAGTAGGTAGGTGGGGGCAGTGTCTCTGGGTCAGGGGTTATGGGGTGAGACAGTCCGTGCTGTCCAGTGATAGATAGATCTGAGCTTTGCACTGGAAGGTGCTGGATGTGTCCGGGATGAGCTCACAGCTGTGCAGGTTCGGAGAAACGTCTTTCACACACAGCGCCTGCGGGACGAGAAAAAGAGATATTGGTATACCATTACCTAATATGGAAGACCTTGtataggcacttcctgttataaggtgacaacgctctgcctTGTTTACCAATCATGCTAcagagttgtcaccccataacacaGGAATTCTAATGGTCACATCTAATACAGGCACATTGAAAAATGCCATACACCATCAATggagtgcatatagacaggaagtggctatgAAAATGCTGCAGATGATTAGTAGCAATGAAATGCAGCACATTGGGATCATCAAACCTCTATCACCCGCCATCAGAACAGAAACTGGAATCTCATTGACTGCTATGAGCAATATCAAACTTTTGTCCTGCCCAAAATACAACAACCTATGGTAGCCAATCAGAAGTCACCCTGTATTTCCCTGATTActccataataataaaattgttctgtgattggctgttaGAGAAAGTCATTGGCCATTGAAAGTTCCTCACCAATGAGCCCAGTAATGGCTTCCTTCTGTTTCAGATTCTGGGGCAGATCATCATCCCTGCCCTGTCTTCCCAGTGAATTCTCTGTTCTTTCTGAACTCCAACTGGTCATGTGACTACCCCATGTACCCCATGTACCCCTATGTCTCCATAACATCACCATGTACAATGCTGGACCAGCCTTAGGCAATGCCACTGGTTCTGCATGGTACCTGATAACACAGGGGGACCACTGCAGAAAAAAGGTCACATGACCATAAGCTACGGTATGTTAAGTCATTACCCAAAAATGCTATTCCTTAGCATCTGTGACAATATTATTGGAAATAGCACTTGGTATGTGATAGTGCCTAGGCACCCCAGTGGTTATGtccttatagctgtatatctgcagtgtgtgATCATCccaggcactgctgcctctggatatttggagtgagatttggtatTCTGatctctgttctccttgctggaggggaagctgaaCCTGATGACCTGCAGTGAaagaatctccctgcttttgCTGTATTTATCCTATGATCTGAGCTTCCTCCACCTCCATCTGCTGATACCTGGAAATTACCCCACCAATTGTCTGACCACCAGTTATCGGGGGGCAGCTctacatgaggaagcaaagccctgtctaTACGAGAAGAAGTAATGGGGAGTCAATAACGAGGTCAAATCAGCTGCCGGGAGACCCTAGCCAATCCTGGTGACCGGTTCCTTGCCTCTTTTTTGCCACAGCTTTTACAGTCCAATTAAGCTGCTTATGGacagatttaatgtacagcactacatattatgttggtgctatataaatactgtttattaatattaataattctacTGTTTGCTGGTTTGTCCCTAACATTGTTTACCAATTCACTTAACAAGGACGTGAATGCAAATACTGTTTCTAATGAACGGGGGGTCAAAGTGGGGCACCCCCAGACCACCTCTCACCATACTCTGTAAAACAGATTGCCTGCGCTTCTTATCATCACCTAAAACGCCCGCTTTGGGCGACATTGATTAGTCATTGACATTGGGTGACTTTAGATTCCCACAATGGTGGATATTTTTTTGGCTGCTGAGTGGTTAAACCCATCACTGACATTTAAATCGCATCTGACAAATGCCGGATTCCTATTGGATGATTTGAAATAATTCgaaacaatgtaacaatttataCAGCCATGGGAGACAGTGAGCCCCATCAACCAATCACAGATCACCAAGCCTTGCATTTTAAATCTGATATCCAATTACATGATTGCCTGGATCAAGTGGGAAGATTTGGACAGGGGAATTATTGCTGGCTTGTGATTGGCAGTGGctaatattcattattatgtgTACTTGTATAAAATACAGAGATCGGAGAGTTTCCCGAGTACCAGGCGGGCACTATTGCTGAAATATGTAACCTGTCTCTTCCTGGCTTCAGTCTGAGCTGCAAGCATGCTGTAAGTGAAATCTAAATGTCTGATTTGCAAAGGTTAGAGACTACCGTATAGATACATATGGATGTCAATCATCAGCTGGAAGTGATGATTTTCAGCGACAGTTCTTTTCTGTTCTATAGGTCTGTATTTTTTCTCATGGCCaataaaaatctagcatctgtatgaGCCTATAGAATGTACTGAAACAACCAGAGCTTCATAGCAGCCAGGGAAGTGATGATGTCAGGGAAAGGGGCGGCGACAAGACCAGTACAAATAAGGGCATTGGAGACTGGTCATCACACCTGGGACTGGTTGGGAGTAATACTGCAGATTTAGGTAAGTGATTGCATGATTTGCAAGCCAGGACGGGTGGACCCCGCAGGCTTTTGTACCCCTCTATGTTACTCCCCAGTCGGggtttattttatgaaataataatgatCTGGCAGGTGGCAGTAAGAATATGATGCCAGAATAAAAATAAGATGCCAGTTCTGCatcctgccaataacacacttcctgcccTAGCATGACAACACTCACCATTTGTTATCTACaaaggagcagcgttgtcaccccgggacaggactacagaactccCCCTCCTCAGCTGGGAAAGCTGAGCCTAAAGGGGAAATCTGCCTTCATTATAAAGACTAGGTGAGGATAGCAGTGATGTGAAGAGGGGGTGCTGCTCTTTTGGGGGGTCTGCCCCTGCACCCCAGGATGGAGCTGACACCTAGAAGTGAGCTGGGTGCCAATCTGGGACCAGGGAGGGAATTACAAACACAGGAAGTGAAGCTGCTCTTTAGGATTCTTTCACTTTCAGATTTTGATCATTAGaaagagagatttcccctcacttcctgtcccggtgAAAGTGGTGTCACCAGGCAGGAAGTGGGGAAGAATCTGTAAGAGGGACACAGCAGTCATATAAGAGCTGGCAGGGGTTCTCCATGAAAAATCTCTTTAATAGATGgcagtaaaaacccaacagaggttctgacccttccctattctatccaaaaatgtttgaaaaccttCACCCACCTCATGGCATACTCACCATGTTTTTGAGCACAGCTCCCTGCCGTTGGCTCCCTAAGGCGTTGAGGAAATTGTCGTCTGCGCCGTCCACGACCTCAGCCGCGTTTTCGGGCTCGGAGCGACGTATGTCGGGCGACCGTCTGATCCCGGAGAGCAGCCCGGACGCCCTGCCCACAGAGTAGTAGCTGGGGCCGGTGGTCTGCTTGTACCAGGCGGCTGTGCGCTGGCAGGAAAGAAGGAGAGCCAGGGCGCTGCATAGCAGGGTGAGGCGTAGAGAGGAGCGGGGGCTGACATACACCATGGTGATGTACAACAGGCGAGAGGCTCAGGAGATCTGCAGGAGGGGATGGCAGCCGGGCTTATAAAGAGCAGAGGGGTGGGCATACTGGCAGGAGGGGAGAGGGAGATGGGCTGCGGGTGGGTGGTGGGGGCTGTGGGTGCAcaggggggggatgatgataattcggtggggtgggggggttatATCTCATGTGACAGCTCACCAATCAGTAAATCAGGAGCCCCCAGCAAAGTATATGGAGATAACCAAGCCACTGACAGATCAATCCAACGCCTGGATAACGAAATTCTGATTAAACGCTGACAATTCACCCAAAAGCTGAAAATTAACCCCCCACCTCCTGCCAATGTTTCCTTCCAAGAAGAAGAATTCAGACTTTGGATTTGGGAAGTTGTGATGGGCAGCATGTAGAACTAAAAGAAAAGGGGCAAAAAATTTGGGGGCACCTAAAGGGTAAATCTGGCCAGGAGGAATAAATTTAAAGGTTTAATAAAGGGGGGATTTAAAGTGAATCCGGAGTAATGCTTTGTTGATGAGATGAATGGTCGTGCTTGTCGTGCAGaccaaaatctgacatgtgtaccgcAGTCCCGGGTGGGGGATCCACTAGATCCACTCTGGTGGAATGATGAATAACCAATCAGGAATAGATATAGATctactacagattgctttaggaaaaagctggatgatttctagaagcacagaatataactggggattaaagttttaaagtaaagatatcagACGGGTGATCCAGGGATGATCCGATTTACTCATGGAATCAGGCaggaatttttccccctgttggagcaatttgtacccggggttgtttttttttgccttcctctagatcagctatgtctatagggttttatatctgggatatgtttatttccctaggggttaaACTTTCAACCTTCTATGTAACTAGGAATGAGCTCTCATGGAGGAGAACAAATGGGtgctgcttgtcctcccctctccatagaacagaacggtgctgtgttcTCAGGTATTTCTTACATGAGATCACAGCACTCCCCATGACAATGTCTTTTGTCTCCAGAAGGGCGGCGCTATCTTCTGGGGTCGCCGTCCATTTCCATGTGTTGTTCTTGGTACAGATATTAAACAGAGATCAGCTcctgacttgctacaaagttgcaGTCTGATCAAGCAATCCTGCAATGCTTCCCCCTGCCTGTAGGTGGTATTTATGTATCAGGGCAAATAAAGACTTCTGCTCATCACACAAAATTAATGGGTTGGCAAACCATGTTAAtgcacaaaagaaagaaaaaaaatggacctGAACCGGAGAGCATTGTGATGTGCTGCCCCCTAGTGTAGATGTGTATTGTGGCCTAAAAATAATGAATGGCCCTATAATTCAGATACTGATCCATTGATATATATTACTGCAAGGCATCACTCTTACATCATCACTAGacagcagagctgtgggaggggcccagtaGGCCCACCCACTCCTGGCTGCCTGTAGAATATTACGGAAGGGGGCGGGTACAAGACCAATCACCTTGTGCTAAGAGAGAgggcagcagtgaccggtctttattacaggaagttcctgcacaaaAAGCAAGGGTTTACACAGAATCACTGCCTAGATCTGGAGATACACAAGACTCTGCTATAAAGAGggaatagtttctttttttattttcattttagatttcCCGTCACTTTCTCTCCTGGTGACAACAATATACGCACTTTGCTCATCTGAACGACTCGCAGCCACCTTGGGGACAGACTTATTCATGCTCAGGGGGGTCCGGGGGGCTGTCATGCTGTCATGCGTGGGAACGTCCTGGGGAACATTCCTCCTCTTATCATTTCCAATATCTGGTGACACTTCCAGCTAAGCTGACATCTAATTCATCGATCGCTCCTTATCTCGGTGAACGCGCTGCTGTGGACTGTCAGTATGGAGGTGACTCACAAGTCTTTGTGTCACCTACAGGAGCCCTGTGCTGGGTCAGATATGGAGGACTACAAAGCtcagaatacaatatatacagagtTGTCACAGCCAGGGGTCAGCATCGTGCTGTGGACACCGACCATGGGGCAGCACTGGGGTTTATTACCCCCTCATATGAAACCCTCCCCGGGGGTCGGTGCCCTGACTTTTTCAGCCCCCTTACTGTCATCCTGCATTCACCTATCCAGCACATAAGTTGTTGTTTTCACCTGCTGCTTGCTTAATATttcctttaaagagaacctgtgtttGCTCATATAgggtttgctttaaaatggaactcNNNNNNNNNNNNNNNNNNNNNNNNNNNNNNNNNNNNNNNNNNNNNNNNNNNNNNNNNNNNNNNNNNNNNNNNNNNNNNNNNNNNNNNNNNNNNNNNNNNNNNNNNNNNNNNNNNNNNNNNNNNNNNNNNNNNNNNNNNNNNNNNNNNNNNNNNNNNNNNNNNNNNNNNNNNNNNNNNNNNNNNNNNNNNNNNNNNNNNNNNNNNNNNNNNNNNNNNNNNNNNNNNNNNNNNNNNNNNNNNNNNNNNNNNNNNNNNNNNNNNNNNNNNNNNNNNNNNNNNNNNNNNNNNNNNNNNNNNNNNNNNNNNNNNNNNNNNNNNNNNNNNNNNNNNNNNNNNNNNNNNNNNNNNNNNNNNNNNNNNNNNNNNNNNNNNNNNNNNNNNNNNNNNNNNNNNNNNNNNNNNNNNNNNNNNNNNNNNNNNNNNNNNNNNNNNNNNNNNNNNNNNNNNNNNNNNNNNNNNNNNNNNNNNNNNNNNNNNNNNNNNNNNNNNNNNNNNNNNNNNNNNNNNNNNNNNNNNNNNNNNNNNNNNNNNNNNNNNNNNNNNNNNNNNNNNNNNNNNNNNNNNNN is part of the Pyxicephalus adspersus chromosome 3, UCB_Pads_2.0, whole genome shotgun sequence genome and encodes:
- the NPB gene encoding neuropeptide B, with protein sequence MVYVSPRSSLRLTLLCSALALLLSCQRTAAWYKQTTGPSYYSVGRASGLLSGIRRSPDIRRSEPENAAEVVDGADDNFLNALGSQRQGAVLKNMALCVKDVSPNLHSCELIPDTSSTFQCKAQIYLSLDSTDCLTP